The proteins below are encoded in one region of Streptomyces cyanogenus:
- a CDS encoding PQQ-binding-like beta-propeller repeat protein, whose amino-acid sequence MPAHSAIEVVAADADSVRLTWRHVVELPKEFADSAESSFKTAVMGVDGTTAVVSVKDGDQVGVVAIDLAAGKAVWGDPHLKPVEVAAGRVIGLRSTGSWSPESLQARAVRDGSTAWSKATESGTAVAAGPGLLLVQGLKAKPFGNVTAVVPASGKELGFKVPSGHGVPAQCRFDQQSVVVCASGDSEAFAMDSHTGKMLWALPDSSGRVAPQVTGAWHGMVYGQTEQNGPVVLDARTGKDKVTSPGAAPYWTDGRYAVTDKAIVPVQG is encoded by the coding sequence GTGCCCGCCCATAGCGCGATCGAGGTCGTGGCGGCCGACGCGGACTCTGTACGGCTGACTTGGCGGCATGTGGTGGAGCTGCCCAAGGAATTCGCGGACTCCGCAGAGTCCTCGTTCAAGACCGCTGTGATGGGCGTCGACGGTACGACCGCCGTGGTGAGCGTGAAAGACGGAGACCAGGTGGGTGTCGTGGCGATCGACCTCGCCGCGGGCAAGGCGGTCTGGGGGGACCCGCACCTCAAACCAGTGGAGGTCGCCGCCGGTCGGGTCATCGGCCTGAGGTCGACGGGCTCCTGGTCACCTGAGAGTCTCCAGGCGCGGGCCGTACGGGACGGCTCTACGGCTTGGTCGAAGGCGACAGAATCCGGGACCGCTGTGGCCGCCGGGCCCGGACTGCTCCTGGTGCAGGGGCTGAAGGCAAAGCCCTTCGGTAACGTCACCGCCGTCGTGCCCGCCTCCGGCAAGGAGTTGGGCTTCAAGGTCCCGTCGGGCCACGGCGTTCCAGCTCAGTGCCGGTTCGACCAGCAGTCTGTTGTGGTCTGCGCGAGTGGTGACTCGGAGGCCTTCGCAATGGACTCGCATACCGGGAAGATGCTGTGGGCACTGCCGGACAGCTCGGGGCGGGTGGCGCCCCAGGTGACCGGTGCCTGGCACGGGATGGTCTACGGCCAGACGGAGCAAAACGGTCCCGTGGTCCTGGACGCCCGTACCGGCAAGGACAAGGTGACCTCACCTGGCGCGGCACCGTACTGGACCGACGGCCGTTACGCCGTCACCGACAAGGCGATCGTCCCGGTCCAGGGCTGA
- a CDS encoding UvrD-helicase domain-containing protein, which produces MKPTDEQTAALDAFRAGHDLALQAGAGTGKTTLLEMLARSTPRRGRYLGYNRAIAQEATTRFPRTVQCKTAHALAYAAIGHRYTSRLNAPRRPAWQTGQALGLTKAIRVGERDISQRALSNALLRTVTRFCHTADETITRHHVPKLRGLEDKDMHHELATHVVPVARKAWADLQNSDDGCVRFEHDHYLKIWALTQPRVDADYLLLDEAQDTNPVVEEIFLTQRDHAQLVMVGDSAQAIYQWRGAKDVMTSFNGTQLTLSQSFRFGPHLAEEANRWLDLAEAPLRLTGTPTVTTEIGPVPSPDVILCRTNVGAMAQVMQLMADGYRVGLSGGGDSLKALAQAARDLKDGRRTHHPELLLFPSWGDLQDYATHDPAGRDLQPLVDLVDTHGTDAILTAVAQLAHERHADITVSTAHKAKGRQWPRVKIADDFAPRTRADQHDRPKEAAVRTIDDSEARLAYVAVTRTRQRLDIGGLSWVHELPEHEAVWARASDA; this is translated from the coding sequence ATGAAACCCACCGACGAACAGACCGCCGCCCTGGACGCCTTCCGCGCCGGCCATGACCTGGCCCTGCAAGCCGGAGCCGGCACCGGCAAGACCACCCTGCTGGAAATGCTCGCCCGCTCAACCCCGCGCCGAGGCCGCTACCTCGGCTACAACCGGGCCATCGCCCAAGAAGCCACCACACGCTTCCCACGCACCGTCCAGTGCAAAACCGCCCACGCACTTGCCTACGCCGCCATCGGCCATCGCTACACCAGCCGCCTGAACGCCCCACGCCGCCCCGCGTGGCAGACCGGCCAAGCCCTCGGCCTCACCAAAGCCATCCGCGTCGGCGAACGCGACATCTCCCAACGCGCTCTGTCCAACGCACTCCTGCGCACCGTCACCCGCTTCTGCCACACCGCCGACGAGACCATCACCCGCCACCATGTACCGAAACTGCGCGGTCTGGAAGACAAAGACATGCACCACGAACTTGCTACCCATGTCGTCCCAGTCGCTCGTAAAGCCTGGGCGGACCTGCAGAACTCCGACGACGGCTGCGTCCGCTTCGAACACGACCACTACCTAAAGATCTGGGCACTCACCCAGCCGAGAGTCGACGCTGACTACCTGCTCCTGGACGAAGCCCAGGACACCAACCCCGTCGTGGAGGAAATCTTCCTCACCCAACGCGACCACGCTCAGCTCGTCATGGTCGGAGACTCTGCGCAGGCCATCTACCAATGGCGCGGTGCCAAGGACGTCATGACCAGCTTCAACGGCACTCAGCTGACCCTGTCGCAGTCCTTCCGCTTCGGACCTCACCTCGCAGAAGAAGCCAACCGCTGGCTCGACCTGGCCGAGGCTCCTCTCCGGCTTACCGGCACCCCCACCGTGACCACCGAGATCGGCCCCGTCCCCAGCCCGGACGTCATCCTGTGCCGCACCAACGTCGGCGCCATGGCCCAGGTCATGCAACTCATGGCGGACGGATACCGCGTTGGCCTGTCCGGAGGAGGTGACAGCCTCAAAGCCCTTGCTCAGGCCGCCCGCGACCTGAAGGACGGACGACGCACTCACCACCCCGAACTGCTCTTGTTCCCCTCCTGGGGAGACCTTCAGGACTACGCCACCCATGATCCGGCAGGACGCGACCTGCAACCACTGGTCGACCTTGTCGACACTCATGGAACCGACGCCATCCTGACCGCAGTGGCCCAACTCGCCCACGAACGCCACGCCGACATCACCGTCTCCACTGCCCACAAAGCCAAGGGACGCCAATGGCCACGCGTAAAAATCGCCGATGACTTCGCCCCACGCACCCGGGCTGATCAGCACGACCGACCCAAAGAAGCCGCAGTCAGAACCATCGACGACAGTGAGGCCCGCCTTGCCTACGTCGCCGTCACCCGCACCCGCCAGCGCCTCGACATCGGTGGCCTGTCCTGGGTCCATGAGCTGCCGGAGCACGAAGCCGTCTGGGCACGTGCCTCAGACGCGTGA
- a CDS encoding helix-turn-helix transcriptional regulator — MTIFPPDPNLTALRVELARLRGERGWTFDELAERSGLARRTLIDLEHGRTTGSVTTWHALAHAFGVPIERFLVSLCDGHSAPGAAQP, encoded by the coding sequence ATGACGATCTTCCCGCCCGACCCCAACCTCACCGCCCTGCGAGTCGAACTTGCACGGCTGCGGGGCGAGCGCGGATGGACCTTCGACGAGCTGGCCGAACGCAGCGGCCTGGCCCGGCGAACCCTCATCGACCTTGAACACGGCCGCACCACCGGCAGTGTCACCACCTGGCACGCCCTCGCTCATGCCTTCGGCGTCCCCATCGAGCGCTTCCTCGTCTCCTTGTGTGACGGCCACTCGGCCCCCGGCGCCGCACAGCCTTGA
- a CDS encoding SMI1/KNR4 family protein codes for MNPSLTRLTELLPPPEVAPKDWAAVEEQLGTELPQDYKELVDTYGGGLFDENVWLLEPGCPRPRYDLIAMDAQCRESLQLLWDRGEPRPAELDQEGARLIPWAYEDEGGEVLYFLSTPGQKPENWPILINEGRGPEWERHAGPCTSFLLGLMTGEIESEYFPDMPLDEHVFETNEEIFANG; via the coding sequence ATGAACCCCTCCCTCACCCGCCTGACCGAGCTGCTGCCGCCCCCCGAAGTGGCCCCCAAGGACTGGGCTGCCGTGGAGGAACAACTGGGTACTGAGCTGCCGCAGGACTACAAGGAACTCGTCGACACCTACGGTGGCGGCCTGTTCGACGAGAACGTCTGGCTGCTGGAGCCCGGTTGCCCGCGCCCGCGCTACGACCTGATCGCCATGGACGCTCAGTGCCGCGAGTCCCTGCAGCTTCTGTGGGACCGTGGCGAGCCCCGCCCCGCCGAACTGGACCAGGAAGGAGCCCGTCTCATCCCGTGGGCCTACGAGGACGAGGGCGGTGAAGTCCTCTACTTCTTGTCCACCCCCGGCCAGAAACCCGAGAACTGGCCCATCCTGATCAACGAAGGCCGCGGCCCCGAATGGGAGCGGCACGCTGGCCCCTGCACCTCCTTCTTGCTGGGGCTGATGACGGGAGAGATCGAGTCCGAGTACTTCCCCGACATGCCCCTGGATGAGCACGTCTTCGAAACCAACGAAGAGATCTTCGCCAACGGATAG
- a CDS encoding RHS repeat-associated core domain-containing protein, with amino-acid sequence MSAFACRCRATGRKTGMGYTIPGWLDEVLDFIGINFPNVDEDDYRDMADAMREFADTFEGHGGDAHAAVSRILSSSEGWAVDAFEKHWHQVKASHLEKLPELARLFADACDVLADIIFGMKTKAEAELAVMAGSVGLSIGLAWVTGGLSAVLGAAEITAMRQAVKRIIDEAVDRVVDEVIAKVTEPVNAKLEAMVEDMVLELAEGAFSMPSDAGSAGHGGKGGHGGMQLASAGGSGGGGGPQKRTRIDHAEFEDGAGKVSRHGNELHLASSNPLRRAKSVFGHSKGRDPFTKTFDSVLHGALEGSEKALKKITKHITETVPDRVRATSRLHKHNDIDVGNKADSIQVNKGGGVGSSHGHGGTPASGSKPDHGLKIDDAKLFKQSHALNSREWCGDPIDMASGQMMLAYTDVDLPGVLPLTLRRTHLSGYDAGRFFGPSWASTLDERLADHPDAGGVWWYREDGSVLVYPRRPDLPGDRVLPIAGVPLPLTYVTRGTSYVLTVEDPYTGLTRHFEPAATGGGTWWLTEIRDRNHNVIGIDRGEDDAPHSVTHSGGYRLQVTTRTVGDRIRVTALHAVAEGSPVTLRVFGYDETGGDLTEVRNAVDAPLYLTYDQTHRVTGWRDSNDTTFTYEYDEQGRVIATRGTDGILNSTITYTGADNNGVTTATYTDSLGHATVYRANRYGQIISVTDPLGATVTQEWDRRDRLRSRTDALGRTTQWEWDDAGDLVATITADGTVSHTAYNDLHLPIQWTGPDGTRIRQDFDERGNRISVTGPDGSVTRFTHHPTGAPATLTDALGARVQIEADPAGLLVAVEDSRGARTTCQRDAFGRPILLTDPLGATTSLRWDAEHRLVERIAADGTRESWSWDGEHNCLAYTDQAGGRSEFTYGPFDLLRTRTTPDGAVYTFAHDTEMRLTTVTDPAGLTWTYRYDERGALVAETDFDGRTTSSTYDAAGQLTARRTPTGASFAFEYDAAGDLRAKEADGARTEYTYDQAGRLTAAVSATSRVALEYDAVGRMVAETVDGRTTRYRYDTLGRRTRRTTPTGAVTDTSWDAVGNCTGLTVADVHRLAFERDLLGRETRRTWGEQALLASSWDEVGRLTSQTLSLGGQRAHEREYTYRPDGHLTSVTDRGSGRSLSYELDPLGRPLSVVTRGGITEIYRYDPAGNQMHATWTNAVGAPEAAGDRAVTGTRLLSAGRITYRYDRAGRLIERTRKRLSRKPDTWRYSWDAENRLTSCTTPDGTVWHYRYDALGRRTAKYRLGQDGTIAEEILFSWDGTRLAEQTDAVTGTVLTWEYDGYRPLAQYERKMLSQEEVDARFFAIVTDLAGSPTELIDESTVAWRTRTTAWGTTAWNTDATAYTPLRFPGQYADPETGLHYNYFRHYDPETARYTSPDPLGLGPGPNPVTYVTNPQSELDPLGLAKCDENEVTWGGRVQYGPLGPGNRATGVRATLEPDMMGGKTRPRVNVPGYKKGGAWNKGHLLGAQLGGSNRDPRNFVAMHAYANSPVMRQVENDVRAAVDRGETITYNVTPIYRTNDPTDVVPVGVTIEAHGNRGFQFTPLGSSSPTNAVTILNEPRPEER; translated from the coding sequence ATGTCGGCTTTCGCGTGCAGGTGCAGAGCAACGGGGAGGAAAACGGGGATGGGTTACACGATCCCGGGCTGGCTGGACGAAGTCCTGGACTTCATCGGGATCAACTTCCCGAATGTTGACGAGGACGACTACCGTGACATGGCCGACGCCATGCGCGAGTTCGCGGATACGTTCGAGGGACACGGTGGGGACGCGCACGCGGCGGTCTCACGGATCCTGTCCTCATCCGAGGGCTGGGCGGTCGATGCGTTCGAGAAGCACTGGCACCAGGTGAAGGCGAGCCACCTGGAAAAACTCCCGGAACTTGCACGGTTGTTCGCTGATGCCTGCGATGTCCTCGCGGACATCATCTTCGGGATGAAGACCAAGGCCGAGGCCGAACTGGCCGTCATGGCTGGGTCGGTGGGCCTATCCATCGGTCTCGCCTGGGTGACCGGCGGTCTGTCCGCAGTTCTGGGCGCAGCCGAGATCACAGCGATGCGCCAGGCCGTCAAGCGGATCATCGACGAGGCGGTGGACCGGGTCGTCGATGAGGTGATCGCGAAGGTCACCGAACCGGTCAACGCCAAGCTGGAGGCGATGGTCGAGGATATGGTCCTCGAGTTGGCCGAGGGCGCGTTTTCCATGCCGAGCGACGCCGGAAGCGCAGGGCACGGCGGCAAGGGTGGGCACGGGGGAATGCAGCTCGCCTCGGCCGGCGGTTCTGGCGGGGGCGGTGGTCCGCAGAAGCGGACCCGCATCGATCACGCCGAGTTCGAGGACGGGGCTGGAAAGGTATCCCGTCACGGAAACGAGCTGCATCTCGCCTCGTCCAATCCGTTGCGCCGAGCCAAGAGCGTGTTCGGCCACAGCAAGGGCCGTGACCCGTTCACGAAGACCTTCGACAGTGTGCTCCACGGCGCGCTCGAGGGCTCCGAGAAGGCCCTCAAGAAGATCACCAAGCACATCACGGAGACCGTCCCGGACCGAGTCAGGGCCACCTCCCGCCTGCACAAGCACAACGACATCGACGTCGGCAACAAGGCCGACAGCATCCAGGTCAACAAGGGCGGCGGCGTCGGCAGCTCGCACGGCCACGGTGGCACCCCTGCGTCCGGCAGTAAGCCCGACCACGGCCTGAAGATCGATGACGCGAAGCTCTTCAAACAGTCGCATGCCCTGAACAGCAGGGAGTGGTGCGGGGATCCGATCGATATGGCGAGCGGCCAGATGATGCTGGCCTACACCGACGTGGACCTGCCGGGTGTACTGCCGCTGACCCTGCGCCGTACTCATCTCAGCGGCTACGATGCGGGGCGCTTCTTCGGCCCGTCCTGGGCGTCTACCTTGGACGAGCGGCTGGCAGACCACCCGGACGCAGGCGGTGTCTGGTGGTACCGCGAAGACGGCTCGGTTCTGGTCTATCCTCGCCGCCCGGACCTGCCCGGTGACCGCGTCCTTCCCATCGCCGGTGTCCCACTGCCTCTGACGTATGTCACGCGCGGAACCTCTTATGTCCTGACCGTGGAAGATCCCTACACTGGGCTGACCCGCCACTTCGAGCCGGCCGCCACGGGAGGCGGCACCTGGTGGCTGACAGAGATAAGGGACCGCAACCACAACGTCATCGGCATCGACCGCGGCGAGGACGATGCCCCGCACTCAGTCACTCACTCCGGCGGTTACCGGCTCCAGGTCACTACCCGCACCGTCGGTGACCGAATACGTGTCACGGCCCTCCACGCTGTCGCCGAAGGCAGCCCAGTCACGCTACGCGTGTTCGGCTACGACGAGACAGGCGGGGACCTGACCGAGGTGCGCAACGCGGTCGATGCGCCGCTGTACCTGACCTACGACCAAACGCACCGCGTCACCGGGTGGCGCGATTCCAACGACACCACGTTCACCTACGAGTACGACGAGCAGGGGCGGGTGATCGCCACCCGAGGTACCGATGGCATCCTCAACTCCACCATCACCTATACCGGTGCGGACAACAACGGTGTAACCACCGCCACCTACACCGACTCCTTGGGCCACGCCACTGTCTACCGCGCCAACCGGTACGGACAGATCATCTCAGTGACCGACCCACTCGGTGCGACGGTCACCCAGGAGTGGGACCGGCGCGACCGTCTGCGCTCCCGTACCGACGCGCTGGGACGCACCACACAGTGGGAGTGGGACGACGCGGGTGACTTGGTGGCCACCATCACGGCCGACGGCACGGTCAGCCACACTGCATACAACGACCTCCACCTGCCCATCCAATGGACCGGGCCGGACGGCACTCGGATCCGGCAGGATTTCGACGAGCGGGGCAACCGCATCAGCGTCACCGGACCCGACGGCTCGGTCACCCGCTTCACACACCATCCGACGGGCGCCCCGGCGACACTGACCGACGCGCTCGGCGCGAGGGTACAGATCGAAGCGGACCCAGCAGGACTGCTGGTCGCCGTCGAGGACAGCCGCGGTGCCCGCACCACATGCCAACGGGATGCATTTGGCCGCCCCATTCTCCTCACTGACCCGCTCGGCGCCACGACCAGCCTGCGCTGGGACGCGGAGCACCGCCTGGTGGAGAGAATCGCAGCCGACGGCACCCGCGAGAGCTGGAGCTGGGACGGCGAGCACAATTGCCTCGCCTACACCGACCAGGCGGGTGGTCGCAGCGAATTCACCTACGGTCCCTTCGACCTGCTGCGCACCCGCACCACGCCGGACGGTGCCGTCTACACGTTCGCTCACGACACCGAGATGCGGCTGACCACCGTCACCGACCCCGCCGGGCTTACCTGGACCTACCGCTACGACGAGCGCGGCGCCCTGGTTGCGGAGACGGACTTCGACGGCCGCACCACATCGAGCACCTACGACGCCGCCGGCCAGCTGACGGCGCGGCGCACCCCTACGGGAGCGTCGTTTGCCTTCGAGTACGACGCGGCCGGCGATCTGCGCGCCAAAGAAGCCGACGGAGCGCGCACCGAATACACCTACGACCAGGCCGGACGTCTCACCGCGGCCGTATCCGCCACCTCGCGGGTCGCGTTGGAGTACGACGCGGTCGGGCGGATGGTGGCTGAGACGGTCGACGGGCGCACGACGCGGTACCGCTACGACACGCTCGGACGACGCACGCGTCGCACCACCCCCACCGGTGCGGTCACCGACACGTCTTGGGACGCGGTCGGCAACTGCACCGGCCTCACGGTCGCCGACGTGCACCGGCTGGCCTTCGAGCGCGACCTGCTGGGCCGGGAGACACGGCGGACCTGGGGCGAGCAGGCTCTGCTTGCCTCGTCCTGGGACGAGGTGGGCCGCCTGACCAGCCAGACCCTGAGCTTGGGTGGACAGCGCGCGCACGAGCGGGAATACACCTATCGCCCCGACGGCCATCTCACCTCAGTCACCGACCGCGGCTCCGGCCGCAGTCTCAGCTACGAACTCGACCCCCTGGGCCGTCCCCTGTCCGTTGTCACCCGAGGCGGCATCACCGAGATCTACCGCTACGATCCGGCGGGCAACCAGATGCATGCCACCTGGACGAATGCAGTAGGCGCCCCCGAGGCCGCCGGAGACCGCGCCGTCACAGGAACCCGGCTGCTGTCCGCAGGACGTATCACCTACCGCTACGACCGTGCGGGCCGCCTCATCGAACGGACCCGCAAGCGCCTGTCCCGCAAGCCCGACACCTGGCGGTACTCCTGGGATGCGGAAAATCGGCTCACCTCCTGCACCACCCCTGACGGCACCGTCTGGCACTACCGCTACGACGCCCTCGGGCGCCGCACCGCCAAGTACCGCCTAGGCCAGGACGGCACCATCGCCGAGGAAATCCTCTTCAGCTGGGACGGCACCCGGCTGGCAGAGCAAACAGACGCAGTCACCGGAACGGTGCTGACCTGGGAATACGACGGCTACCGACCCCTGGCCCAGTACGAGCGCAAGATGCTGTCCCAGGAAGAGGTCGACGCCCGCTTCTTCGCCATCGTCACCGACCTGGCAGGCTCGCCCACCGAACTCATCGATGAGAGCACGGTGGCCTGGCGCACCAGGACCACGGCATGGGGCACCACAGCGTGGAACACCGATGCCACGGCCTACACCCCGCTGCGCTTCCCCGGACAGTACGCCGACCCCGAAACCGGACTGCACTACAACTACTTCCGGCACTACGACCCCGAAACCGCCCGCTACACGAGTCCCGACCCGCTCGGTCTCGGACCGGGCCCGAACCCGGTCACCTACGTAACCAACCCGCAGTCCGAACTCGACCCACTCGGACTTGCCAAGTGCGACGAGAACGAGGTCACCTGGGGCGGCCGTGTCCAGTACGGTCCGCTGGGCCCCGGCAACCGCGCGACCGGCGTCCGTGCCACGCTCGAACCCGACATGATGGGCGGAAAAACCCGTCCGCGCGTCAACGTACCCGGCTATAAAAAGGGCGGTGCTTGGAACAAAGGTCACCTGCTCGGCGCCCAGCTCGGCGGATCGAACCGGGACCCCCGCAACTTCGTCGCCATGCACGCCTACGCCAACAGCCCGGTCATGCGGCAGGTCGAGAACGACGTACGCGCGGCTGTCGACCGAGGCGAGACGATCACGTACAACGTCACGCCGATCTACCGCACCAACGACCCGACCGATGTCGTGCCCGTCGGCGTCACCATCGAGGCACATGGCAACCGCGGATTCCAGTTCACTCCGCTGGGCTCCAGCTCCCCGACCAATGCGGTCACTATCCTGAACGAACCCCGACCCGAGGAACGCTGA